The sequence AATTGCATATTGGACAGCGTATTTGAAAGCAAACTTTCCCTCGGAATTTATGGCGGCTTTGCTGACTTCGGATAAAAATAATACTGACCGGGTAGCGATTGAAATTGCCGAATGTCAACGTTTAGGCTTAGCAGTTTTACAACCCAGTGTGAATGAAAGCTTTGAAAATTTTACCGTTTTAGCGGATGGCAATATCAGATTTGGATTAGGGGCAGTTAAAAATATTGGCCCAATGCCGATTGAGGCGATCGTTGAAGCTCGGAAAAAAGGTGGTGCATTTAAATCAGTTGAGGATTTTTGCAAACGAGTTGATTTTATGCAGGTTAATAAAAAGGTGGTGGAAAGTTTGGTGAAATCTGGGGCGATGGATGATTTGGGCGAGCGAGGTAGTTTATTGGCTGGTTCAGAGCAAATCCTAAAATATGCCAATAATTTGCAAAAAACTAATCGTGCCGGCCAGGTGGCTTTATTTGAAACCACTGGCCCGCAAGTTAATTTTTCAGAAAGTTTGAATTTACCAGAGATTGAACCTGTTGGCCAGCGACAAAAATTATCTTGGGAAAAAGAATTATTGGGAGTATATTTGTCTGGTCACCCGCTCGCAGATTTTGAGCAATTTTTAGCCCAATCTGCAACCCCAATCTCGACTTTAAATAATCATCACGATGGCAAAAGGGCACGGATTGGCGGCATGATTACCAGAATTAAAAAAATTATTACCAGAAATGGCGAGCCGATGGTTTTTGCCACCTTGGAAGACAAAACCAATTTTGTCGAAGTTTTGGTTTTTCCCAAAATTTTAGCCGCGAATTCGGAAATTTGGCGCGAAGATAATGTGGTAGTGGTCACGGGTAAAATTAATTTAAAAGATAACCAATTAAAAATATTAGCCGATTCGGTGCAAGAAGTTGGCGAACAGATGAGTTTAGAGGATGAACCGGGTTTGATTAAACCTGAAAAAGAAGAAGTTGGGGTCAGCATTTTGCATTTAAAAATTCCTAAAATTGGCGCGAATAAAATGTTATTAAGCTTAAAAGAGATTTTAATTAAATATCCGGGTGAGACGGAAGTGATTTTATTATTGCCTCAAAATGGTGGTTTAAAAGAGGTCAAAATTAAGACGAAAATTGAATTGACTGAGGATTTATTAATTGAACTCAAAAACTTATTATCGGAAAGTCGTGTTTCGGTTAAACAGTTAAAGAGTTAAGTAGTTAAGTTGTTTTTTCGATTCACATTAGGTTCATCGTCGACTTAAAATTGTTAATTGCGATCTGTTTCCGCCAGCTGGCGGATGTTTTTCGGTGGTACTTGACAAATAGCATTTGATGGCATATAATGTGAATATCTGTTCTAATTCAACTCTGGGAAGGAAGTGATGCTTACCGAAAACGAGTTATACACCGCGTCAACCAGACGTACGCCACAATCACGCGCTGTAGCTTGATGCTCTTCGTGGGGGAGACCGTGGTAGAGAGACACACCAGTAGCCACAGCACCACCTACTTGGGGGAAGGTGAACCGAGTGACGTCGTCCGACGAAGCAACGCGAACCAAGACCAAGAAGGCCGCGACACCCTGGACATGGCTTCTATCCAATCTTGGAGCCAAGCTTCAGTACTGTTCGGGGGTAGGTTACCTGTTCGCCGACAACGGCTCAGGTGACTGCCTAATACAGAAGTTGTCCGGCAAGGAGGCTACCAGCAAGTCTCAGTCGATGACAGAGACTGATCTGAACGCCTTTGATCCGGCCAACTACGACACCCTCCTCGGTTGCCCAGAGGGCTGCACCAACATTCCCTCACGGATCATCGTGCGGATGTTCTGGAAGGAGAAGTTTCCGCGCTGCCAGGCTTACCTGAACCATGAGGAAGCGGTTTTGGTCTTCACGGACAAATCAGGCAAGATCAAGGCAGGCATCCTTCTCCGGCCGCATGACAATCCAGCAAAGGAGCTGGAAACCCGCAGGCGACAAGCCGACCGTGCTCGGTCAGCCGACTACAACGCCTGTCAGCAGGAGTTGGGACGTTAGTACGACCTTTGGCGCCAAGGGTCGCAAAACTGGGGCAGTACCCAACGCATTCACAGGGTATTGCCCTTCTTCTTTTTTTGGGAAAAGATCTTGCTAAAATTTAAATCTTAAGATACAATAATTAAAGACAATCAACTAATATAATTAACCAAAATGAACATAATTGAAGAAATTGAAAAATCACAAATTAAAAATCGCCCTCAAATTAAACCGGGCGATGTGGTGGCGGTGCATCAAGAAGTTGAAGAGGGCAACAAAAAAAGAATCCAGATTTTTAAAGGCACGGTGATTCAGGTTTCAGGATCTGGAGCTCGAAAATCAATCACGGTTCGCAAAATTAGCCTGGGAGTGGGCATTGAAAGAGTTTTTCCAATCCATTTGCCGACGATTACTAAAATCACGGTTCTCAAGAGTAGTCATGTTCGTCGGGCAAAATTATATTATTTACGCGGCCGAAAAGGCAAAGGTTTAAGGCTTAAAGAAAAAACCGTTGCCGCAGACGTGATTCAGCTTCAAGAAAAATTAGAAAAAGAAGAAAAGGTCAAAGTAGATCGCGACCTTGAAAATAAAAAAGCGGATGGCGCGAATGAAAATAAAAAAGCAGACCAAGCCAATACTGGCGAAAAAGCGGAAAAGACCGAAAAGCTTGCAAAAGCAGAGAAAATTAAAGAAAAACAGCCGTCTCAAGATTCCAAAAATAAATCATGAGCAATATCTCTTAGGACTAGGCTTTAAAAATATCGTTGGTGTTGATGAGGTTGGCCGCGGTTCATGGGCTGGACCTTTGGTGGTGGCGGCAGTTCAGCTTCCGATAAAAAATAGACTTTATCATTTACGCGACTCGAAATTATTAACCGCTCAAAAAAGATTAAAACTCGCTCGCAAAATTAGAAAAACTAGCTCCTTCGCGATTGGCCAAGTTGAAGTTTTTGAAATCAATAAATTAGGATTAGGGCAAGCCTTACAATTAGCTTTTAGGCGGGCAATTTCTAATTTAAAAATAAAACCCGATTTTATTTTGGTCGATGGTTTTAGACTTCCTGATTTAAAAATTAGCCAAAAAGCGATTATTGCTGGTGATTTAAAATGTGCTTCTATCGCGGCCGCGTCAATCGTGGCAAAATCATATCGAGATTCGCTGATGGAAAAGTTAAGCCGAAAATATGTCGGGTATTATTTGGAAAAGAATAAAGGTTATGGTACGCATCAGCACCAAAAAGCCTTAGCGGTTAATGGACCTTGTGAGATTCACCGGAATTATCGACCAATCAGAAAGCTTAAATTCGAATATCGAAATTCTAAATCCTAAACAAATTCAAATGACCAAAATAGTTTAGAACATTCGAACATTATTATTTTAAAAATTGTTTCGAATTTCGTGCTTCGAGTTTCGAATTTCAAAAATTCCGGAGGAATTTTATGATTTATCCTTATAAAAAACCAACTTTGGGAGCGTGGGGCGAGAAAGTGGCGGCTAATTATTTAGCCAAACTCGGTTTTGAAATTTTAGAACGAAACTATACCACTAATTTGGGTGAATTAGATTTGATTGCGAAAGAGGGTGGCGTGGTGGTTTTTGTAGAGGTGAAAACTAGGACTAGCCGCAGTTTTGGCTTGCCTCAGGAATCAGTGAATTTTAAAAAACAAAATAAAATTGTCCGGGTGGCTTTGCAATATTTACAGCAACACCGGCTTTCGCACCGGACTTGGCGGATTGATGTGGTGGCGATCGTGATGAACCGCCGAACTCATAAAGTTGAGAATATTGAACTAATTAGAAATGCGGTGACGAGATAAATATTGGGGCTTTTTTTATTTCAGATAATGTGATATACTTGATTAAAGTCATTGCGGGTTAGTGCAACTGGCAGCCAGCACGGCAGACACTGAATCTGCAAATCCAAGTTCGAACCTTGGACCCGCAGCCATAGAATCTACAAAGGGTGGTGAAGCGTGATGGTCTGTACAAAATGCCATATCCATAATATGGATAGTTCGAAGTTTTGTTCTAATTGTGGTGAAAAACTTCTTGAGAAATGTTCAATTTGTGCTTTTTCACATCCTTTAGATTCCGCATATTGCACCGAGACTGGTAAAAGGTTTGTGACCGCCGAGACTAACAAAAAGATCCGAAGCGAACAAGAAGAACATTTCCTCGAGCTATACAGAACAAGAATAAAGCTTAACACAACAATTGCCGGTTTTGTTAGCTTTTTCCTGTCTTTAACAACCTTGTCAATTATAGGGTATTACTATCATTCTGCGGCTGGTCTTGAAACTGATCTATTTTTTATTATTTTCTGGTCAACTATAGCGAGCATAGTTCTCACTTGCATAGTGTGTATGTACACAGATATGTTTTTAGATTTAATTTATCATCGAAGATTTAACCGCCGACATCCATAGACCAACCAATTCTCGAAAACAGCTAACCTATTCCTTGTAATTTTATTTTTCCGCCCTGTCGGGTCAATTACTTTCACAACCTGATTAGGGCTTTTTTTATTCTTGAAAAATGATAAAATTAGAGTGAGGTTTGAAATGGACAATAAAATTCGAGTCAGAATTGCACCGTCGCCAACCGGACCATTGCATTTAGGCACCGCCCGAACCGCTTTGTTTAATTTTTTATTTGCCCGAAAATCAGGCGGCAAATTTTTATTGCGGCTTGAAGATACTGATCAATCCCGTTCCACCATGGAATTTAAAAAAAACATTGTCGAAGGTTTTAAATGGCTCGGTTTTGAATTTGATGAAGCGCCGTTATATCAAATGGAACGATTGGCAAAATATCAAGAAATGGCACAAAAATTAGTCGAGTTAGGTTTTGCGGAAAAAATTGATTCGGCGATTGTTTTTAAAGCCAAAATCGCGCTTGAAAAATTACAAATTGATTATAAACCAGTTAAGGCATTTTCTAAATTTGATAAAGAGGCTAAAAAACCGAAGGAAAGTTATTATCTAAAAAATATTGGCAAAGATTTGATTCATGGTCCAATTTCCGGAACAGTTTCCAATTCAGTTTTATTGCGTTCAGATGGCATTCCCACTTTTCACCTGGCAGTGGTGGTAGACGATGAAGAAATGAAAATTTCGCACGTGATTCGCGGTGACGATCATTTGCCAAACACACCTCTGCATATTATTTTGCAAAAAGCTTTGGGTTTTGAGATCCCAATTTATGCGCACTTGCCGATGATTTTAAATATTGACCATACCAAAATGAGCAAGCGTGGTCAAAATGTGAACTTGTCAGATTATCGGGCTGACGGATATTTGCCCAAGGCTTTGATTAATTTTTTGGCTTTGCTGGGTTTTTCGCCGAAGGGCAAGGACCAAATTGTCAGTTTAGAACAATTAATTTCGGAATTTGACTTTTCCAGAGTCCAAAAATCGCCGGCGGTTTTTGACCGGGAAAAATTAGATTATTTGAATGGTTATTACCTTCGTAAATTGTCAGCTAATGATTTAGATAAATTATTGAGGGAAAGTTTTTATCCCAAAACTGAGAAAAAAACCTTGGTTTTGAGTGCGGTTTTGCAAAGCCGGCTGATAAAATTAGCCGATGCTCGCGAGATGTCACAATTCTTCTTTAAGGAAGTAACGGTTTCTAAAGATATTTTGATATTCAAAAAATCTGATGCTGCTAAAACCCGACAAGGACTTCGGGAAACTTTGAAGGCTTTGGAAAAAGTTGGTGAAACGGATTGGGAAAATCAAGACCAATTGAATCAGATATTAGCCGAAGTCGTAAAAGATAATCAGCTTGGCAATGGCGATGTTTTTTGGCCTGTTAGAGCCGCTTTATCTGGAGTTGAACAAAGTCCTTCACCGGTTGAGTTGCTTCAGATTTTGGGACGCGACGAGAGCTTAGCGAGAATTAAAAAAGCGATTGAGAAATTGAACTAAAAATATTCTCTACAAATTACGAAAATTATACGAAAATACATAATCATTTTTTTATTTTTGTACAGTTTTGTATTAAGTAGATTAATTTATTATTGACTTTTTGGGATTTATATAGTAAAATATTGATGATCTGCACGAACGCCTGACTCGAAAGGGATTGGTTTGCTTGGCTCG comes from Patescibacteria group bacterium and encodes:
- a CDS encoding ribonuclease HII codes for the protein MQKQRKLKKNSRLKIPKINHEQYLLGLGFKNIVGVDEVGRGSWAGPLVVAAVQLPIKNRLYHLRDSKLLTAQKRLKLARKIRKTSSFAIGQVEVFEINKLGLGQALQLAFRRAISNLKIKPDFILVDGFRLPDLKISQKAIIAGDLKCASIAAASIVAKSYRDSLMEKLSRKYVGYYLEKNKGYGTHQHQKALAVNGPCEIHRNYRPIRKLKFEYRNSKS
- a CDS encoding YraN family protein, whose product is MIYPYKKPTLGAWGEKVAANYLAKLGFEILERNYTTNLGELDLIAKEGGVVVFVEVKTRTSRSFGLPQESVNFKKQNKIVRVALQYLQQHRLSHRTWRIDVVAIVMNRRTHKVENIELIRNAVTR
- the gltX gene encoding glutamate--tRNA ligase, translating into MDNKIRVRIAPSPTGPLHLGTARTALFNFLFARKSGGKFLLRLEDTDQSRSTMEFKKNIVEGFKWLGFEFDEAPLYQMERLAKYQEMAQKLVELGFAEKIDSAIVFKAKIALEKLQIDYKPVKAFSKFDKEAKKPKESYYLKNIGKDLIHGPISGTVSNSVLLRSDGIPTFHLAVVVDDEEMKISHVIRGDDHLPNTPLHIILQKALGFEIPIYAHLPMILNIDHTKMSKRGQNVNLSDYRADGYLPKALINFLALLGFSPKGKDQIVSLEQLISEFDFSRVQKSPAVFDREKLDYLNGYYLRKLSANDLDKLLRESFYPKTEKKTLVLSAVLQSRLIKLADAREMSQFFFKEVTVSKDILIFKKSDAAKTRQGLRETLKALEKVGETDWENQDQLNQILAEVVKDNQLGNGDVFWPVRAALSGVEQSPSPVELLQILGRDESLARIKKAIEKLN